The window TGGAATAGCGAAGGAACTGGGAATAAGTAAAAAGTCTGTACAGGCAACATTGAGGCGTGGCATAGAAAAGATAATAGAGGAATACATTTTTAATAATCTATAAATGCATTACACATGTGATATGCCTATTTTTAATATTAAGGAATAATAAGTGATGTGATAGAAATGGGATACGAATTTAAATGCAAGGATATAGGGATGGATTGTGGATTTGACGTAAAGGCTGACTCTGTGGACCAGTTAATACCGGTAATACAGGCACATGCAAAGAATGCACATGGAATAAACGAAATAACCCCCGAACTGTTTGAGAAGGTTAAATCCGCAATAAAAGAATATTAAATAATTTTTTTATTTTTTAAATTACAGTGTAATTCATTATCACGTTAGATAACTATTATTCAACTAAAATTATTAAATTTTTATATTTATTGTTTCAATATATAATAGTATTTTCAGCTACTATATGAGGATTAATTCCATCAATTGATATTATATGTTATTCTGTTGCTTATAAATGATGATTTCTCTCTTTCTATTTACTATTAATACTGCAGATCGATGTTATATTGCTTAAGATTAATATAAAAATCTCTTTATAAGGATAATAAGCCCATATGAGGATTATCTCATATTTTTTCAATAAGTTTAGTTCTTAAATTTTTGACAGGAATATTCAACATTCAAAATCTTTATATTTATGCAGAGGACGGGATTTGAACCCGCGAACTCCTTCGAGACTAGACCCTTAATCTAGCGCCTTTGTCCTAACTCGGTAACCTCTGCTCTTGTGTATCATTTTTACGTATATTAAGTTTAATCAAATAATTCATTAAAAAATCTATTTGCAACCCATGAAAACCTTATAATTTATTAAACAGTACAACATTAGATTCTAAATGATAAATAAGGATACTCTTGTAATATCAAATCCAGGCACAGGTAAAACAACCAGGATAGCAGATGAGGTGGTTCATCTCATAGAGGAAGGGGTATCACCGGACAGTATACTTTGCATTACATTCACAAATAATGCGGTAGCACAGCTCCAGGATACTATAAATAAGAAATTGCTTTCAGCCAAAATTACAGGATATACTGCCTATGATATAAACATATATACGTTCCACGCACTGGCATTCAACCATCTACCCGGTATTAAATCAGAAAATTCCATTATTTCATACAATCTCGCCAGGTATCTTATATATAAAAAATTGAGGGAGCTGAAGGCCTTCAATTACGGCCGTGATTACGTGGTTAATGAAATAGTTCCCAAGCTGGAAAATGCCATAAGGTACATAAAAAGTTTCGGCATTACTCCGGTAGATATAGAAAATCATAGGGAGGAGATATCAGAAAATATAAGGGAAAAATTCTCTACCGGAAGGGTAAGAAATATTAGTGGTGATGAGGAACAGTATTTATTTGATTATTTTTACCAGGCTTTCAAATACTACGAGGAAAAAAAGGGAAATCTGGACTTCAATGACCTGCTTTTTGAGTTTCAGAAATTCCGTGGAAAGAAGATCTATAAATATGTGTTCGTGGATGAACTGCAGGATATTAATGATATAGAGGCATCAATTGCAAAATCCTCCGGAGAGATAAAATTCATGGTGGGGGACAGAAAGCAGTCTATTTTCGGATTCCAGGGTGGTGCCCTATCTGTATTCAATTCTCTGCTTGCTGATGAAAGCGTGGCAAAGGAAAATATGAAAACAAATTACAGGAGTACAGATACAATCCTGAAGTATTCCAAAAATTACTACATGAAATTCGAAAAAGATGCAGGAGAACTTGAGAACTTCAGGGGTGTGCATGAGAGGGGTGATAAAGTCACTATAATACAGTCTGAATCGCCTGAGGAATCCCTTATTAATAGGATATCAGAAATAACCAGCCATGATGGCACAACCGGAATAATTGCAAGGACAAACGCCCAGATAGATATGATTTCAACACTCCTTGATAAGTATAATATTGATTATTCCAGCGATTCAAATGTACATTCGGTAAACGAGGCAAAAAGGGACATTACCTTATTTCTACGTGGGATTTTCTATGATGCGAATGATGATATTCTCTCTGCCATGGTAACACCATTCTCAGGGTTACCTCTCAAGGAGGCATTTGAAATTTCTGAATCTTTGCAGGGTGATGACAGCACCATAGACAGGTTCGACCGTGGAAACCCATTTTTTTCACTGAGGAACATGGGGCTATCAAGGGAGGGGATAAAAAAACTATTCGACACAAGAATACTGCCTGTGGCAGCATCAATCAGCCCGGAATATTTCTTAACAGCATCCACTGTTAAGTCTTCCATTGATGAGTTTTTTCAGGGCGAAAAGGAATATACAAGAGAAAACTTCTTCGACTTCCTTGATTTGTCATACTCAGAAAATGGCGTTAAAGCCAGCAGGTCAAAACTGGTTCTTACGACTGTGCATAAGGCCAAGGGCAGGGAATTTGACCGCGTTGTATATTTGCCAAAAAAACCCAGGGTATCAGACGCATATATAGACCTTATAGTTTCATCCATAATAGAAACAGTTAAGGGCATAGACGTAGACGATGAATTAAAAAACGAAAGTATAAGAATTGATTTTGTTGCATTTACCAGGGCAAGGGAAAAATTGTGGATATGCGCGTCCACAAGGGAGGCACCAACCTATCTCATACCTGAATATTCAGATCTGGTTATAGATGAGGCTTTCAGTGAAAAATCCCCTGTGCCCGATAAAACAAAGTATGATGAGGCATACTTTCAGTTTGTTTCAGGAAACCATGAAGCTTCAGAGAAGATTATTAAGCAGAATGATGGCTGGCTCAGGGAAAAAATATATGAATTTTTCAAATCAAAAAACGTCCTATCCTACTCTCTTATAAGCCTGGACAACCCTTACTGGCTCCTAAAAAATAATATTTTAAAATTGAATGAAAAAACAGAGGCCCTTTATTATGGGTTAAATGCCCATGAGATGGCGGAATCACTTTACAAGGGAGAAATCCAGGAGGAAATATTATCCATGAAGGACAGAAAAGTGCTTGACAATATAGAGGCTGTCATAAATCAGATAAAATCCACATATGGTGTGGATCAGATAGAATCAGAGGTTTCTGTCATAGCAAGGGTAAATCAGATGTTTCCGGAGTTCTCTGATGAGCCCGATTCAATAATGTTCTATGGAAAACTTGATGCAGTATTCGGGAACGGAAAGAAGTATGTAATCCTTGATTATAAAACAGACAAAACAACTGAGAGATCATCGCATCACAGGGTACAGCTGCTTGCTTACCGTATACTTTATGCCATAAAGAATAGCATAGATGTAAATAATATCGATATTGCCATAGGTTATATCAGCCTGAGGGGAAAAATAAATACCGGTGAAAATTCTAATGGAATAGACTTCAGGCAGCCAGATAAAAGATCTTTGGAACAGTTAAAAAAATATATCAGCAGATTCCTGAGATATAAAAATAACCCGGATGAGTTCATTTCAGATTATTTAAGTTATCCCTGCGATGATACGCTCTACAGGAGGCTTGCGGACCTGCTTAAATAATAGAAATATTTACTAGTTTAATATATCAATTGCATGAAGTCTGCGAATAGCCATTTCTAAGTTCTATACGCTCACCGTGTGTGTATAAGTTAAACCTGTTTCCCCTGACAAATGATAGAAGAGTAATATTGAACTCATCGGCCAGTTCAACGGCAAGTGAGGATGGTGCTGATACAGAGCTCACAACAGGGATGCCGAACATTGCGGCTTTCTGCAGTATCTCAAATCCAGCCCTGCCACTTACCTGAAGCACCGCCTCCGGGTTTCTTTTCATTCCCTTCAGGATCATGTTCCCTATGGCCTTATCAACTGCATTATGCCTTCCAATATCCTCACCCATTGAAAGAACATTTCCAGAATAGTCTATAATAGCAGCCGCATGGATTCCGCCCGTGCTGTTAAATATTTTCTGTGACCTTTTCATTATTTCTGGCATTTCTAGGATATCCTCATAATTCAGAACACTTTTATTTTTTATAAGCTCCCCAGATTTTACAAATATATCATCTATATTGGTTTTGCCGCAGACACCACAGCTGGAATTTACATAGAAATTCCTCCTGCCCAGAAGATTTTCCTCGAAATCAGAAACTTCAACCTGGACTATATTGTTCCTTTCTGAAATTTTTACTGAATTTGAATATTTAATTTCTTTTATGCTGTTCTCCTTCACTATCCCCTCTGTAAATAGAAATCCAGCCGCAAGTGAGAAATCGTCCACAGGAGTCCGCATTATAACTGATACGCTGTATTCAATTTCATTATGGATTATTTTAATTTCCAGTGGCTCCTCCACAGTGATCGTATCGGTTTCTTTTTCAGGAAGTCCGTTATTGACCCGTAATATTTTTCTTTCTATAAATCCGCTCATTTTTTCTCCTGAAGGCCGGACAGTATCTTCAAAATCAGGGTTATATATCCTGCAACAGTTTTATCGTTGAGCATCCTCATGATATCCATAAGCCCCTTATCCTGAAGCTTGCCGGCACTATTTATAGAATCACCCAGGCGATTCATCAGGTTAACAGTCACATCTGGATCAAGTTTTGATAGGAGGTCAAATATGCTCATAATATTTGTAATCGATTTTTTTGTTGTGTCAGAGTTAAACTGGTCTGAAAACGTGTCCATTATAAACTTATAATTTGCTGCCATGGCGTTAATCAGTGTAAGAAACCCAGAATCGTTGAGATTCTTGATCGTTTTCAGAAAAGACCCAAGGCTTTCCCTGTATTCATCCGGTATAAGCGAATCCTCCTCAGTTTCCTTTTCCTCAATATATTCTATAGGTTTAGACATTTTAATCATCCGTTAATTTTACATAATCCGATCTCTTCCATTTCTCGCCAACCATTATCCCCTTCTGTGGATGCGGGGTCCCGTACCTTGAATTGTTAGCAGGTAATGGAGTTCCACCATTGCCCTTCAATTTTTTGATTTTCACGGGCAATTCCTTATATGATGGTGTGTCTGAGTCAGGGTCCCTGTTATAGGATGTGAGAAGGTTTACAGTAGCATCATCAGAAGCTGCATTCATTGGCATATAAAGCTCATTCCCACTTACCCTTTCAGTGATGAGGGCGCGGAGTTTTATGCTCCCCCATTTTGAAATAACGCGAACATAATCTCCTGTGTTTATTCCATACTCATCTGCAAGTTTCTGTGATATTTCCAGGAATGTATCCGGAACCTTTTCTTTTATTCCCTCAGTTTTGAAGGTTTCATTCCCCTCGTGGAAATGCTCCAGCATCCTGCCATTATTCAAATGTAGTGGATACTCCTCAGATATGGAAAGTGGCGGCCTGTATGAAAGTGGGTAAAGCCTTGCCTTTCCATCTGGGAAATTGAACCTGTCCGAATACAGGTACTCTGAGTCCTTACCGTCCACCATTGGCCACTGAAGGCTTTTGAATCCCTCAAGCCTTTCATAGCTTACCCCATTGAATATGGGTGATAGAGAACAGGCCTCATCCATTATCTCAGAGGGGTGGCTGTAATGCCAGCCAGCCCCAAGGGAATTGGCTATTCCCTGTATAATCTCCCAGTCCGGCCTTGTTTCACCGTATGGTTCCATAACCTGGTAAATTCTCTGTATGCGCCTTTCTGTGTTAACAAATGTTCCCTCCTTTTCAAGGCTCACCGATGCAGGTAGCACAACGTCTGCATACTTCGCAGTTTCAGAGAAGAATACGTCCTGGACAACCAGGAAATCGAGTTTTTCCAGTGCATCCCTCGTCTTTCCGGCGTCGGGGCCGGTGGATGCAATCTCCTGACCAATAACGTACATTGCCTTGACCTTATCGTTGTCTATATTTTCTATGCATGATACATTATCAATGCCGGGTTTTCTTGAAAGTTCAGTATTCCACGCCTTTTCAAACTTTTTAACAGCCTCCTCGTCCTTTATTGGCTGGTATCCCGGAAGATATGTTGGCATTGATCCGAAATCACTGGCACCCTGCACATTGTTATGCCCCCTCAGTGGATATGCACCTGTTCCTGGCCTGCCATAATTGCCTGTTACTAGAAGCAGGTTGGAAATGGCCGTTGATTCATCTGAACCTGCGGAGTGCTGGGTTATTCCCATTGCCCACAGTATGCACATGCTTTTTACACTGTGTATCATTTCAGCCGTTTTTATGATCTTATCCTCAGGAATTTTTGTTATTTTAGATGCGTTTTCCAGAGTAAATGTTTCAAGGCTTTTACGGTACTCATCGAAGTTGTTTACCCTCTTTTCTATGAACTCTTTGTCGTACCAGCCCTTGTCTATTATATATTTAGAAAGTGCAGATAAAAGCACTATGTCTGTACCGGGTATAGGATGGAGATAAATATCTGCCCTTTCCGCCATTTCGTTTTTCCTGAGGTCAGAAACTATTAATTTCTGATTATTGAGCTTATGTGCCCTCTTTACCCTGGTTGCAAGCACTGGATGTGACTCTGCAGTGTTAGCCCCCACAATCATCACCAGCTCTGACTTATATATGTCCTGGATAGATCCGGCATCCCCACCGTAGCCAACCGTTCTCCAGAGCCCGGTTGTGGCAGGCGCCTGGCAGAATCTTGATGAATTGTCTACATTGTTGTTATGAAATATCTGCCGGGCAAGCTTCTGCATTAAGTATGATTCCTCATTAGTCCCCTTCGAGGATGCTATAAACATAACTGATTCGTTTCCGTGTTTATCTGCAGCCTTTTTCAGTCCCTTTGCGGCAAATTTTATGGCCTCATCCCATGATGCCCTGACGAACTCACCGTTCTTTCTTATAAGTGGATATTGCAGGCGTTCTTCACTGTTAACAAAGCCCCAGCCAAATTTTCCCTTTATGCATGTTGATATGCCGTTGGCAGGTGATTCAACCTCTGGCTGCACCTTCAAGATTTTTCTACCCTTGGTCCACATTGTAAAGGAACACCCGACACCACAGTACGTGCATACGGTCTTGGTCTTTTTTATCTGCTCCTCCCTCATTTTTGCCTCAATATTGCTGATTTTCATTATCAAGCCATTTCCCACGGGCTTTTCAAGGTCCTTCCCAAATTCGATTAGATTGTATTTTGCCTTTCTGGTAAGTGACGTAAAATAACCTGCCTCTTCCAGCATTGATTTTTCCATTAATGCGTTTACCGGGCATACTGTAACGCAGTGGCCGCACGATACACATGAGGAATCATTTATCGCCTTTCCGTCGTCCCATATAACACGAGGCCTTTCAAGGGACCAGTCTATATGCAATGTTTCATTAACCTCTACATCCTGGCATGCCTCCACGCATCTTCCGCATAGAATGCACTGATCAGGGTCATACCGGTAAAATGGATTGGTTGAATCCACTTCATATCCCTTGGTTGTAAACGGATATTTCTGCCTGGTAACGCTTAGCGTATCCACAGCACTGTGAAGGGCGCAGTCTCCGTTATTATTTTCACAGACAGTACAGTAAAGGTCATGGTTGTGCAATATTCTATTGACTGCCTCTACCTGCCTTGCCTTAACTTCAGAATCATTATACTTCACATGCATGCCATTCCTGGCCTTTGTTGAGCATGCCCTCAAATATTTGCCATCCACATTTACTATGCAAGTATCACAGGATTCTATTGCACCCAGGGCAGGATTGTAGCACACATGGGGAATATCAATGTTATTCTCCATCATTATCTGCAATACTGTTTTATCCCGGTCTGCATTGAATTGAATCCCGTCAATAGAAATTTTCCCTGCAGCCATGTTATCACAATTATACAAGGATTCATTATTATTTATATCTTATGGTACGGGGATTTCTTACTTCTCATGTTTTTGGTCATACCGTCCATAATATTTACAGGCTTCAGTGAATTTCCTATGTTCACCGCATTATATATGCAATATGTTTAACAAAATACAAGTGCTTAAATACGACTAATGATTATAAAATTATGATAGCTGCGGCTTTACCGCCTCTGGCGGTTGGGTTCTTCGGTCTGGGAATCGGTTATTTTGTTTTTGGAGGGGCTACATTTTTCAAATACCCAAGGGAAAGCAACGAAAACATTAACCATGCCATGGGTTTGTGGGGTATCTTTATGCCTGGATTTATGCAGTTCCTTACCGGAACATATATATTTCTGGGATTGACTGTATTCACTGCATTCAGGTCTTCACCAATACTGTACATGGCCGGGCTCGCATTCACTGCTTATGGTGTACACTGGTTTGCACTTGGATATAACAAGTACAAAAATGCAGATACCACAGTGGATGGATTTATGGCGGTGGGTTTTCTGTGGATTTCAATAATAGGGGCACTTGTCTTTGGTCTCGGGCATGATATACCGGTAATGATCCTGTTCATACTTCTTGCCTTTGTGTATATCAATGATATACCTGCAAGCCTGATGCACTCATCTTCATGGGGGAGGGCCAAGGCATTCTTCCAGCTGGTTACAGGCACATGGCTTATGTATCTTACCTTTGCCGCTACATTGAACTTTGCACTGGGATACCACCTGTTCCTTTAAAATTTTATATTAATTTACAATACAATTACATGAAAATTTTTAC of the Ferroplasma sp. genome contains:
- a CDS encoding DUF1059 domain-containing protein; its protein translation is MGYEFKCKDIGMDCGFDVKADSVDQLIPVIQAHAKNAHGINEITPELFEKVKSAIKEY
- a CDS encoding ATP-dependent DNA helicase, whose protein sequence is MINKDTLVISNPGTGKTTRIADEVVHLIEEGVSPDSILCITFTNNAVAQLQDTINKKLLSAKITGYTAYDINIYTFHALAFNHLPGIKSENSIISYNLARYLIYKKLRELKAFNYGRDYVVNEIVPKLENAIRYIKSFGITPVDIENHREEISENIREKFSTGRVRNISGDEEQYLFDYFYQAFKYYEEKKGNLDFNDLLFEFQKFRGKKIYKYVFVDELQDINDIEASIAKSSGEIKFMVGDRKQSIFGFQGGALSVFNSLLADESVAKENMKTNYRSTDTILKYSKNYYMKFEKDAGELENFRGVHERGDKVTIIQSESPEESLINRISEITSHDGTTGIIARTNAQIDMISTLLDKYNIDYSSDSNVHSVNEAKRDITLFLRGIFYDANDDILSAMVTPFSGLPLKEAFEISESLQGDDSTIDRFDRGNPFFSLRNMGLSREGIKKLFDTRILPVAASISPEYFLTASTVKSSIDEFFQGEKEYTRENFFDFLDLSYSENGVKASRSKLVLTTVHKAKGREFDRVVYLPKKPRVSDAYIDLIVSSIIETVKGIDVDDELKNESIRIDFVAFTRAREKLWICASTREAPTYLIPEYSDLVIDEAFSEKSPVPDKTKYDEAYFQFVSGNHEASEKIIKQNDGWLREKIYEFFKSKNVLSYSLISLDNPYWLLKNNILKLNEKTEALYYGLNAHEMAESLYKGEIQEEILSMKDRKVLDNIEAVINQIKSTYGVDQIESEVSVIARVNQMFPEFSDEPDSIMFYGKLDAVFGNGKKYVILDYKTDKTTERSSHHRVQLLAYRILYAIKNSIDVNNIDIAIGYISLRGKINTGENSNGIDFRQPDKRSLEQLKKYISRFLRYKNNPDEFISDYLSYPCDDTLYRRLADLLK
- the fdhD gene encoding formate dehydrogenase accessory sulfurtransferase FdhD; amino-acid sequence: MSGFIERKILRVNNGLPEKETDTITVEEPLEIKIIHNEIEYSVSVIMRTPVDDFSLAAGFLFTEGIVKENSIKEIKYSNSVKISERNNIVQVEVSDFEENLLGRRNFYVNSSCGVCGKTNIDDIFVKSGELIKNKSVLNYEDILEMPEIMKRSQKIFNSTGGIHAAAIIDYSGNVLSMGEDIGRHNAVDKAIGNMILKGMKRNPEAVLQVSGRAGFEILQKAAMFGIPVVSSVSAPSSLAVELADEFNITLLSFVRGNRFNLYTHGERIELRNGYSQTSCN
- the fdhF gene encoding formate dehydrogenase subunit alpha; this translates as MAAGKISIDGIQFNADRDKTVLQIMMENNIDIPHVCYNPALGAIESCDTCIVNVDGKYLRACSTKARNGMHVKYNDSEVKARQVEAVNRILHNHDLYCTVCENNNGDCALHSAVDTLSVTRQKYPFTTKGYEVDSTNPFYRYDPDQCILCGRCVEACQDVEVNETLHIDWSLERPRVIWDDGKAINDSSCVSCGHCVTVCPVNALMEKSMLEEAGYFTSLTRKAKYNLIEFGKDLEKPVGNGLIMKISNIEAKMREEQIKKTKTVCTYCGVGCSFTMWTKGRKILKVQPEVESPANGISTCIKGKFGWGFVNSEERLQYPLIRKNGEFVRASWDEAIKFAAKGLKKAADKHGNESVMFIASSKGTNEESYLMQKLARQIFHNNNVDNSSRFCQAPATTGLWRTVGYGGDAGSIQDIYKSELVMIVGANTAESHPVLATRVKRAHKLNNQKLIVSDLRKNEMAERADIYLHPIPGTDIVLLSALSKYIIDKGWYDKEFIEKRVNNFDEYRKSLETFTLENASKITKIPEDKIIKTAEMIHSVKSMCILWAMGITQHSAGSDESTAISNLLLVTGNYGRPGTGAYPLRGHNNVQGASDFGSMPTYLPGYQPIKDEEAVKKFEKAWNTELSRKPGIDNVSCIENIDNDKVKAMYVIGQEIASTGPDAGKTRDALEKLDFLVVQDVFFSETAKYADVVLPASVSLEKEGTFVNTERRIQRIYQVMEPYGETRPDWEIIQGIANSLGAGWHYSHPSEIMDEACSLSPIFNGVSYERLEGFKSLQWPMVDGKDSEYLYSDRFNFPDGKARLYPLSYRPPLSISEEYPLHLNNGRMLEHFHEGNETFKTEGIKEKVPDTFLEISQKLADEYGINTGDYVRVISKWGSIKLRALITERVSGNELYMPMNAASDDATVNLLTSYNRDPDSDTPSYKELPVKIKKLKGNGGTPLPANNSRYGTPHPQKGIMVGEKWKRSDYVKLTDD